The Streptomyces sp. NBC_01255 genome window below encodes:
- a CDS encoding acyltransferase family protein, with the protein MGISARELAAATPATRDRYVDLLRVASLAVVVLGHWLMAAVTEDEQIGNLLAVVPELQLVTWVFQVMPVFFFVGGFSHALAHRSRPAYASFLRARLQRLLRPTMVFVAVWGAAALVLQLAGADGGLTGVVLRLVTQPLWFIGIYLAMVAFTPPLLRLHERWGWGAFAVLAGGAVAVDVLRFAAGVPFVEFLNFAFVWLAVHQLGFLRADGMIRRPALLAGAGLVGAAALVALGPYPLSMVGMPGEKVSNMAPPTLALLCHGLWLVGAVELLRGPGARLVARAGVWRAVVAANGIAMTAFLWHLTAMLGVYGAMLGFGVTLPEPASGAWWAQVPLRMGVAVVLTAGLVAVFRRFEAPPRPAPPTASGGPAAALGITLALLGVLGLSMTGFAGLLTGHSATLIAVPVTAPAAVGLALAGWLLVERAGRRRAGGGS; encoded by the coding sequence ATGGGAATCAGCGCTCGTGAACTCGCCGCCGCGACACCCGCGACCCGGGACCGGTACGTGGATCTGCTCCGGGTCGCCTCGCTCGCCGTCGTCGTGCTCGGGCACTGGCTCATGGCGGCCGTCACCGAGGACGAGCAGATCGGGAACCTTCTCGCCGTCGTCCCCGAACTCCAGCTCGTGACCTGGGTCTTCCAGGTCATGCCGGTGTTCTTCTTCGTCGGCGGCTTCTCGCACGCCCTCGCCCACCGCTCCCGCCCCGCCTACGCGTCCTTCCTGCGGGCCCGGCTCCAGCGGCTGCTGCGGCCGACGATGGTCTTCGTCGCGGTGTGGGGTGCCGCCGCGCTCGTCCTCCAGCTGGCCGGGGCCGACGGTGGACTCACCGGGGTCGTGCTGCGTCTGGTCACCCAGCCGCTGTGGTTCATCGGGATCTACCTCGCGATGGTCGCCTTCACCCCGCCGCTGCTGCGGCTGCACGAGCGGTGGGGCTGGGGCGCGTTCGCCGTGCTCGCGGGCGGGGCGGTCGCGGTGGACGTGCTGCGGTTCGCCGCCGGGGTGCCGTTCGTCGAGTTCCTGAACTTCGCGTTCGTCTGGCTGGCGGTCCACCAGCTCGGCTTCCTGCGCGCCGACGGCATGATCCGCCGGCCCGCGCTGCTCGCCGGTGCGGGCCTCGTCGGTGCCGCCGCGCTCGTGGCCCTCGGCCCGTATCCGCTCTCGATGGTGGGAATGCCCGGGGAGAAGGTCTCGAACATGGCCCCGCCGACCCTCGCCCTGCTCTGCCACGGCCTGTGGCTGGTCGGCGCGGTGGAGCTGCTGCGGGGGCCGGGGGCGCGGCTCGTCGCCCGGGCCGGGGTGTGGCGGGCGGTGGTCGCCGCCAACGGGATCGCGATGACCGCGTTCCTCTGGCATCTGACGGCGATGCTCGGGGTGTACGGGGCGATGCTCGGGTTCGGCGTCACGCTGCCCGAGCCGGCGTCCGGTGCCTGGTGGGCGCAGGTGCCGCTGCGGATGGGCGTGGCGGTCGTCCTCACCGCCGGGCTCGTCGCCGTGTTCCGCCGCTTCGAGGCCCCGCCGCGGCCCGCCCCGCCGACCGCCTCGGGCGGCCCCGCCGCGGCCCTCGGCATCACTCTCGCGCTGCTTGGCGTGCTCGGTCTCTCGATGACGGGCTTCGCGGGGCTGCTGACCGGCCACTCGGCGACCCTGATCGCCGTCCCGGTCACGGCCCCGGCGGCCGTCGGCCTGGCCCTCGCGGGCTGGCTGCTGGTGGAGCGGGCGGGGCGGCGCCGGGCCGGGGGCGGTTCCTGA
- the rsmA gene encoding 16S rRNA (adenine(1518)-N(6)/adenine(1519)-N(6))-dimethyltransferase RsmA: MSTTTGPESPDALLGPADIRELAAALGVRPTKQKGQNFVIDANTVRRIVRTAEVRPDDVVVEVGPGLGSLTLALLEAADRVTAVEIDDVLAAALPATIAARMPARADRFALVHSDAMQVQELPGPPPTALVANLPYNVAVPVLLHMLERFPTIERTLVMVQAEVADRLAAKPGNKVYGVPSVKANWYAEVKRAGSIGRNVFWPAPNVDSGLVSLVRRAEPLATTASRKEVFAVVDAAFAQRRKTLRAALATWAGSPAAAEEALVKAGISPQARGEALTVEEFARIAEAKA, translated from the coding sequence GTGAGCACCACCACCGGCCCCGAAAGCCCCGACGCCCTCCTCGGCCCCGCCGACATCCGTGAGCTGGCCGCCGCCCTCGGCGTGCGCCCCACGAAGCAGAAGGGCCAGAACTTCGTCATCGACGCCAACACCGTCCGGCGGATCGTCCGCACGGCCGAGGTGCGGCCCGACGACGTCGTCGTGGAGGTGGGGCCCGGACTCGGCTCCCTCACCCTGGCCCTCCTGGAGGCCGCGGACCGGGTGACGGCCGTCGAGATCGACGACGTGCTCGCCGCCGCGCTGCCCGCCACGATCGCCGCCCGCATGCCCGCGCGCGCCGACCGCTTCGCGCTCGTCCACTCCGACGCCATGCAGGTGCAGGAGCTCCCGGGCCCGCCGCCGACCGCGCTCGTCGCCAACCTGCCGTACAACGTCGCCGTGCCGGTCCTGCTCCACATGCTGGAGCGGTTCCCGACCATCGAGCGGACCCTCGTCATGGTCCAGGCCGAGGTCGCCGACCGGCTCGCCGCCAAGCCCGGCAACAAGGTCTACGGCGTCCCGTCGGTCAAGGCGAACTGGTACGCGGAGGTGAAGCGGGCCGGCTCCATCGGCCGCAACGTCTTCTGGCCCGCGCCGAACGTCGACTCGGGCCTCGTCTCCCTCGTCCGCCGCGCCGAGCCGCTCGCGACCACCGCCTCCCGCAAGGAGGTCTTCGCGGTCGTCGACGCGGCGTTCGCGCAGCGCCGCAAGACCCTGCGCGCGGCCCTCGCGACCTGGGCGGGCTCGCCCGCCGCGGCGGAGGAGGCCCTGGTCAAGGCCGGGATCTCGCCGCAGGCGCGCGGCGAGGCGCTGACGGTCGAGGAGTTCGCGAGGATCGCGGAGGCGAAGGCATGA
- a CDS encoding ubiquitin-like domain-containing protein — protein MSTSQGSHRAGRRAATLPVHEQPTQEAQLVVPGQGSSPAGSRRAARRRKASGSPRDGLRRLVPQALVVAFLAGGTSAFVANDKAVRLSVDGVPRSLHTFADDVDELLAHEGLTVGSHDIVAPAPGEALANGDEIVVRYGRPVALTLDGRRHTIWTTARTVEGALRQLGVRAEGAYLSVSRAAPITRQGLALDVRTERTVTFLADGRERVVRTNAATIREALAEAGITLSGQDTTSVAAGSYPRDGQTVTVLRIIGSRQVREEAIPYAVERVRDPELFAGTEVVERQGVAGVRRVTYALRTVNGVKQKPRRTGEEIVREPVSRKVRIGTRALPTSVAGADGLDWAALAACESGGRPNAVDPSGTYGGLYQFDPGTWRSLGGKGTAQNAPAAEQTFRAKKLYVQRGASPWPHCGRRLHG, from the coding sequence GTGAGTACTTCCCAGGGCAGTCACCGAGCCGGACGGCGAGCGGCGACCCTGCCCGTCCACGAGCAGCCCACCCAAGAGGCCCAGCTCGTCGTCCCCGGTCAGGGGAGCTCCCCTGCCGGATCCCGGCGCGCCGCCCGCCGCCGCAAGGCCTCCGGCTCCCCCCGGGACGGCCTCCGGCGGCTCGTCCCGCAGGCCCTCGTCGTCGCCTTCCTCGCCGGCGGCACCAGCGCCTTCGTCGCCAACGACAAGGCGGTCCGGCTCTCCGTCGACGGCGTCCCGCGCAGCCTCCACACCTTCGCCGACGACGTCGACGAGCTCCTCGCCCACGAGGGCCTGACCGTCGGCTCCCACGACATCGTCGCCCCCGCCCCCGGCGAGGCCCTCGCCAACGGCGACGAGATCGTCGTCCGGTACGGGCGGCCGGTCGCCCTCACCCTCGACGGCCGGCGCCACACGATCTGGACCACCGCCAGGACCGTCGAGGGGGCGCTGCGCCAGCTCGGGGTTCGCGCGGAGGGCGCGTACCTCTCGGTCTCCCGCGCGGCCCCGATCACCCGCCAGGGCCTCGCCCTCGACGTCCGCACCGAGCGGACGGTCACCTTCCTCGCCGACGGCCGCGAGCGCGTCGTCCGCACCAACGCCGCCACCATCCGCGAGGCCCTCGCCGAGGCCGGGATCACCCTCTCGGGCCAGGACACCACCTCCGTCGCGGCCGGCTCGTACCCCCGCGACGGCCAGACGGTCACCGTGCTGCGCATCATCGGCTCCCGGCAGGTCCGGGAGGAGGCGATCCCGTACGCCGTCGAGAGGGTCCGCGACCCCGAGCTGTTCGCGGGCACCGAGGTCGTCGAACGGCAGGGCGTCGCGGGCGTCCGCCGTGTCACGTACGCCCTGCGCACGGTCAACGGCGTCAAGCAGAAGCCCCGCAGGACCGGCGAGGAGATCGTCCGCGAACCCGTCAGCCGCAAGGTGCGGATCGGCACCCGGGCCCTGCCCACCTCCGTCGCCGGCGCCGACGGCCTCGACTGGGCCGCCCTCGCCGCCTGCGAGTCCGGCGGCCGCCCGAACGCCGTCGACCCCTCGGGGACGTACGGCGGGCTCTACCAGTTCGACCCCGGCACCTGGCGCTCCCTCGGCGGCAAGGGCACCGCCCAGAACGCGCCCGCGGCCGAGCAGACGTTCCGGGCGAAGAAGCTGTACGTGCAGCGGGGCGCGAGCCCGTGGCCCCACTGCGGCAGGCGGCTCCACGGGTGA
- a CDS encoding outer membrane protein assembly factor BamB family protein, with the protein MTQPPPPPPNQPPDPQGGFGAPTPPQQPPGYGYPQQPEPGYGYPQQPPAPQPEPGYGYPQQQQQPTAPQQSPYGYPTPPQQPGQQPVPPPYGYPAQPQQPYGGYPQTAPVPAVAPGGKKLSAQLQIVIAAAVAVVLIVGVGIWYANSGSGGDDKNPVSSAGTSQGTGGQTGGSGGSNGVGGDGKEKAPAVTQSKEVFRIGLPKVPDTTDVSGSWVTDKAFVKTGVNSVVGYDLDKGTVLWTLPLTGQVCGASRHTTADHKVAILFEATKRVAPRYYQPCTEVGMVDLGTGKLLWSSSVTGGSAGDAKARFSEVTLSGQTVAAGGTDGGAAFDAANGNPRWKPQANDQDCFDLGYGGGAGLVAVRKCGPFESQYVLIQNLNPTTGAPLSQYKMPTGVKYAAVVSTKPLVVAADVGDSAGDGSGISDFFSIDEKTGKLKAKITADADQYGARCRSTKVEACTQALVGNGRLYVPTEEHEGSTGEYGDETNEIIAFDLATGRTVPEKADAGDTYTLVPLRMDGGDLIAYKVPPYDKGGRVVSVNGGTMKETVLLENPSEKSTRETERSFGVTGSEYLYADGRFFVSKTYVSKTSDGGSSATGEYLAVSYGTKG; encoded by the coding sequence ATGACGCAGCCACCTCCGCCCCCGCCGAACCAGCCCCCGGATCCCCAGGGCGGCTTCGGCGCCCCCACGCCCCCGCAGCAGCCGCCGGGTTACGGCTACCCCCAGCAGCCGGAGCCGGGTTACGGCTATCCGCAGCAGCCGCCGGCCCCGCAGCCCGAGCCCGGTTACGGCTACCCGCAGCAGCAGCAGCAGCCGACGGCCCCGCAGCAGTCCCCGTACGGCTATCCGACGCCCCCGCAGCAGCCGGGCCAGCAGCCGGTCCCGCCCCCGTACGGCTACCCGGCCCAGCCGCAGCAGCCCTACGGCGGCTACCCGCAGACCGCCCCGGTCCCGGCCGTGGCGCCTGGCGGAAAGAAGCTGTCGGCGCAGCTCCAGATCGTGATCGCGGCGGCCGTCGCCGTCGTCCTGATCGTCGGTGTCGGCATCTGGTACGCCAACTCCGGGAGCGGCGGCGACGACAAGAACCCCGTCAGCTCGGCCGGCACCTCCCAGGGCACCGGCGGACAGACCGGCGGGTCCGGCGGTTCGAACGGTGTGGGCGGCGACGGCAAGGAGAAGGCCCCGGCGGTCACCCAGTCGAAGGAGGTCTTCCGCATCGGTCTGCCGAAGGTCCCCGACACCACCGACGTCTCCGGTTCCTGGGTCACCGACAAGGCGTTCGTGAAGACCGGCGTGAACTCCGTCGTCGGCTACGACCTCGACAAGGGCACGGTCCTGTGGACGCTCCCGCTGACCGGACAGGTCTGCGGCGCGTCCCGGCACACGACCGCCGACCACAAGGTGGCGATCCTCTTCGAGGCCACCAAGCGGGTCGCGCCGCGCTACTACCAGCCCTGCACCGAGGTCGGCATGGTCGACCTCGGCACCGGCAAGCTGCTGTGGTCGAGCTCCGTCACCGGCGGTTCCGCGGGTGACGCGAAGGCCCGGTTCAGCGAGGTCACGCTCAGCGGGCAGACCGTCGCGGCCGGCGGCACCGACGGAGGCGCGGCCTTCGACGCCGCCAACGGCAACCCGCGCTGGAAGCCGCAGGCCAACGACCAGGACTGCTTCGACCTGGGCTACGGCGGCGGCGCGGGCCTCGTCGCGGTCCGCAAGTGCGGTCCGTTCGAGAGCCAGTACGTGCTGATCCAGAACCTCAACCCGACCACGGGCGCCCCGCTCTCGCAGTACAAGATGCCGACCGGCGTGAAGTACGCGGCGGTCGTCTCCACCAAGCCGCTGGTCGTCGCGGCCGACGTCGGCGACAGCGCCGGTGACGGCAGCGGCATCTCGGACTTCTTCTCGATCGACGAGAAGACCGGCAAGCTGAAGGCGAAGATCACGGCGGACGCCGACCAGTACGGGGCCCGCTGCCGTTCGACCAAGGTCGAGGCCTGCACGCAGGCGCTCGTCGGCAACGGCCGGCTCTACGTACCGACCGAGGAGCACGAGGGCTCCACCGGCGAGTACGGGGACGAGACGAACGAGATCATCGCCTTCGACCTGGCCACCGGCAGGACGGTGCCGGAGAAGGCGGACGCGGGCGACACGTACACGCTGGTCCCGCTGCGCATGGACGGCGGCGACCTGATCGCGTACAAGGTTCCCCCGTACGACAAGGGCGGTCGGGTCGTGTCCGTCAACGGGGGCACGATGAAGGAGACCGTCCTCCTGGAGAACCCGTCGGAGAAGTCGACGCGGGAGACGGAGCGGAGCTTCGGCGTGACCGGTAGCGAGTACCTCTACGCCGACGGCCGGTTCTTCGTCTCGAAGACGTACGTCAGCAAGACCAGTGACGGCGGCTCCTCGGCCACCGGGGAGTACCTCGCCGTCTCGTACGGCACCAAGGGCTGA
- the galT gene encoding galactose-1-phosphate uridylyltransferase encodes MKKTVTTLADGRELIYYDSRDDAVRDAVDPRPLTPVVSRSEIRYDELTGDPVAVASHRQARTYQPPADACPLCPGRDGRESEIPAAGYEVAVFENRFPSLSGGFGRCEVVCFTEDHTASFADLTEEQARLVLDAWTDRTAELSALPGIEQVYCFENRGQEIGVTLPHSHGQIYAFPYVTPRTARMRSRLDEHRAATGRNLFDDVVARERTDGERVVLETEHWIAFVPYAAHWPYEVHLYPTRRVPDLLALDEAARTEFAQVYLELLRRFDRLFGPDEPPTPYIAAWHQAPFTDERREDFGLHLELFTVRRASGKLKFLAGTESGMGAFMNDVRPEDAARRIREVATA; translated from the coding sequence GTGAAGAAGACCGTCACCACGCTCGCCGACGGGCGCGAGCTCATCTACTACGACTCGCGCGACGACGCCGTCCGCGACGCCGTCGACCCGCGCCCCCTCACCCCCGTCGTCTCCCGCTCCGAGATCCGGTACGACGAGCTCACCGGCGACCCCGTCGCCGTCGCCTCGCACCGCCAGGCCCGCACCTACCAGCCGCCGGCGGACGCCTGCCCGCTCTGCCCCGGCCGGGACGGGCGCGAGAGCGAGATCCCCGCCGCGGGCTACGAGGTGGCGGTCTTCGAGAACCGCTTCCCCTCCCTCTCCGGCGGCTTCGGCCGCTGCGAGGTCGTCTGCTTCACCGAGGACCACACCGCCTCCTTCGCCGACCTCACCGAGGAGCAGGCCCGGCTCGTCCTCGACGCCTGGACCGACCGGACCGCCGAGCTCTCCGCGCTGCCCGGCATCGAGCAGGTCTACTGCTTCGAGAACCGCGGCCAGGAGATCGGCGTCACCCTGCCCCACTCGCACGGCCAGATCTACGCCTTCCCGTACGTCACGCCCCGCACGGCCCGGATGCGGAGCCGGCTCGACGAGCACCGGGCGGCGACCGGACGGAACCTCTTCGACGACGTCGTCGCCCGCGAGCGGACCGACGGCGAGCGGGTCGTCCTGGAGACCGAGCACTGGATCGCGTTCGTGCCGTACGCCGCCCACTGGCCGTACGAGGTGCACCTGTACCCCACGCGCCGGGTGCCCGACCTGCTCGCCCTCGACGAGGCCGCCCGCACAGAGTTCGCACAGGTCTACCTGGAACTCTTGAGGCGCTTCGACCGGCTCTTCGGCCCGGACGAGCCGCCGACGCCCTACATCGCCGCCTGGCACCAGGCGCCGTTCACGGACGAGCGGCGCGAGGACTTCGGACTGCACCTGGAGCTTTTCACCGTCCGACGGGCCTCTGGCAAGCTGAAGTTCCTCGCGGGCACCGAGTCCGGCATGGGCGCGTTCATGAACGACGTACGGCCGGAGGACGCGGCCCGACGCATCCGAGAGGTGGCCACCGCATGA
- a CDS encoding CopG family transcriptional regulator, whose translation MSEPTQKYSISMPRDIAEAARARSGPSGLSAYVAAAVARQIERDDLNELIAVAEAEHGPVTDEEIQARREQLRRAREQQGDAKPTGASAA comes from the coding sequence ATGAGCGAGCCCACTCAGAAGTACTCGATCAGCATGCCGCGCGACATCGCGGAGGCCGCACGGGCCCGCAGCGGGCCCTCGGGACTCTCCGCCTACGTCGCGGCCGCGGTCGCCCGGCAGATAGAGCGGGACGATCTCAACGAGCTCATCGCGGTCGCCGAGGCCGAGCACGGACCGGTCACGGACGAGGAGATCCAGGCACGGCGCGAACAGCTGCGCCGGGCCCGCGAGCAGCAGGGCGACGCGAAGCCGACCGGGGCGAGCGCCGCGTGA
- a CDS encoding ABC-F family ATP-binding cassette domain-containing protein produces the protein MAVNLVNVEAVTKVYGTRALLDGVSLGVSEGERIGVVGRNGDGKTTLIRMLAKLEEADTGRVTHSGGLRLGVLTQHDSLDPKATIRHEVIGVMADHEWAGSAKIRDVLTGLFGGLDLPGFEQGLDTVIGPLSGGERRRIALAKLLIDDQDMLVLDEPTNHLDVEGIAWLAKHLQERRSALVCVTHDRWFLDQVCTRMWDVQRGDVHEYEGGYSDYVFARAERERIAATEETKRQNLMRKELAWLRRGAPARTSKPRYRIEAANELIADVPPPRDTSELMKFANARLGKTVFDLEDVTVTAGPKTLLQHLTWQLGPGDRIGLVGVNGAGKTSLLRALADAAVSDGEQQPAKGKVVVGKTVRLAYLSQDVTELPGSLRVLEAVQQIRDRVDLGKGREMTAGQLCEQFGFTKEKQWTPVGDLSGGERRRLQLLRLLMDEPNVLFLDEPTNDLDIETLTQLEDLLDGWPGSMVVISHDRFFIERTTDKTLALLGDQTLRMLPRGIDEYLERRRKMIEAAVPTPAAAAAAPQKPGVSAADARAAKKELQKVERQLDKVSQKEAKLHTQIADNATDFEKVAKLDAELRELVGEREELEMRWLELAEDA, from the coding sequence GTGGCCGTCAACCTGGTCAATGTCGAGGCTGTCACCAAGGTGTACGGCACCCGTGCCCTGCTCGACGGGGTCTCGCTCGGCGTCTCCGAAGGGGAGCGGATCGGGGTCGTCGGGCGCAACGGCGACGGCAAGACCACCCTCATCCGGATGCTCGCCAAGCTGGAGGAGGCCGACACCGGCCGCGTCACGCACAGCGGCGGGCTGCGGCTCGGCGTGCTCACGCAGCACGACTCGCTCGACCCGAAGGCCACCATCCGGCACGAGGTCATCGGCGTCATGGCCGACCACGAGTGGGCCGGCAGCGCCAAGATCCGCGACGTGCTCACCGGGCTCTTCGGCGGGCTCGACCTGCCCGGCTTCGAGCAGGGCCTCGACACCGTCATCGGTCCGCTCTCCGGTGGCGAGCGGCGCCGGATCGCGCTCGCCAAGCTCCTCATCGACGACCAGGACATGCTCGTCCTCGACGAGCCCACCAACCACCTCGACGTCGAGGGCATCGCCTGGCTCGCCAAGCACCTCCAGGAGCGCCGCTCCGCGCTCGTCTGCGTCACCCACGACCGCTGGTTCCTCGACCAGGTCTGCACCCGCATGTGGGACGTGCAGCGCGGTGACGTGCACGAGTACGAGGGCGGCTACTCCGACTACGTCTTCGCCCGCGCCGAGCGCGAGCGCATCGCGGCCACGGAGGAGACGAAGCGGCAGAACCTGATGCGCAAGGAGCTGGCCTGGCTGCGGCGCGGCGCCCCCGCCCGTACGTCCAAGCCGCGCTACCGCATCGAGGCCGCGAACGAGCTCATCGCCGACGTGCCGCCGCCGCGCGACACCAGCGAGCTGATGAAGTTCGCCAACGCCCGCCTCGGCAAGACGGTCTTCGACCTGGAGGACGTGACCGTCACCGCCGGTCCCAAGACCCTCCTCCAGCACCTCACCTGGCAGCTGGGCCCCGGTGACCGCATCGGTCTCGTCGGCGTCAACGGCGCGGGCAAGACCTCACTCCTGCGCGCGCTCGCCGACGCCGCCGTCTCCGACGGCGAGCAGCAGCCCGCCAAGGGCAAGGTCGTCGTCGGCAAGACCGTCCGCCTCGCCTACCTCTCGCAGGACGTCACCGAACTCCCGGGCTCGCTGCGCGTCCTGGAGGCCGTCCAGCAGATCCGCGACCGCGTCGACCTCGGCAAGGGCCGCGAGATGACGGCCGGCCAGCTCTGCGAGCAGTTCGGCTTCACCAAGGAGAAGCAGTGGACGCCGGTCGGCGACCTCTCCGGCGGTGAGCGCCGCCGCCTCCAGCTGCTGCGCCTGCTGATGGACGAGCCGAACGTCCTCTTCCTCGACGAGCCCACCAACGACCTCGACATCGAGACCCTGACGCAGTTGGAGGACCTCCTCGACGGCTGGCCGGGCTCCATGGTCGTCATCTCCCACGACCGGTTCTTCATCGAGCGCACCACCGACAAGACGCTCGCGCTGCTCGGCGACCAGACCCTGCGCATGCTGCCGCGTGGCATCGACGAGTACCTGGAGCGCCGCCGGAAGATGATCGAGGCGGCCGTCCCGACGCCCGCCGCCGCCGCGGCCGCGCCGCAGAAGCCCGGCGTCTCCGCGGCCGACGCCCGCGCCGCGAAGAAGGAGCTCCAGAAGGTCGAGCGACAGCTCGACAAGGTCTCCCAGAAGGAGGCGAAGCTGCACACGCAGATCGCCGACAACGCCACCGATTTCGAGAAGGTGGCGAAGCTCGACGCGGAGCTCCGGGAACTCGTCGGGGAGCGCGAGGAGTTGGAGATGCGCTGGCTCGAACTGGCCGAGGACGCGTAA
- a CDS encoding 4-(cytidine 5'-diphospho)-2-C-methyl-D-erythritol kinase: protein MTVSGSVTVRVPAKVNVQLAVGAARPDGFHDLANVFLAVSLYDEVTAAPAAELTVTCEGPDADKVPLDRTNLAARAAELLAARHGISPDVHLHIAKDIPVAGGMAGGSADGAGALLACDALWGLNTPRADLLEICAELGSDVPFSLVGGAALGTGRGEQLTELPVGGTFHWVFAVADGGLSTPAVYGEFDRLTEGVDVPAPTASPLLLDALRTGDTTALAGALANDLQAAALSLRPSLAATLTAGTDAGALAALVSGSGPTTAFLVKDAEAAETVAAALIASGTCRTARVATSPAPGAAVLPA, encoded by the coding sequence ATGACCGTCTCCGGCAGCGTCACCGTCCGGGTCCCGGCGAAGGTCAACGTCCAGCTGGCCGTCGGCGCGGCCCGCCCCGACGGCTTCCACGACCTGGCCAACGTCTTCCTCGCCGTCTCCCTGTACGACGAGGTCACGGCCGCCCCGGCCGCCGAGCTGACGGTCACCTGCGAGGGCCCGGACGCCGACAAGGTGCCGCTGGACCGCACGAACCTCGCCGCGCGCGCCGCCGAGCTGCTCGCCGCCCGGCACGGCATCTCCCCGGACGTGCACCTGCACATCGCCAAGGACATCCCGGTCGCCGGCGGCATGGCCGGCGGCAGCGCGGACGGCGCGGGCGCGCTGCTCGCCTGCGATGCGCTCTGGGGTCTGAACACCCCGCGCGCCGACCTCCTGGAGATCTGCGCGGAACTGGGCTCCGACGTGCCGTTCAGCCTGGTCGGCGGGGCGGCGCTCGGCACCGGCCGCGGCGAGCAGCTCACGGAACTCCCGGTCGGCGGGACCTTCCACTGGGTGTTCGCCGTCGCCGACGGCGGTCTTTCGACCCCGGCGGTGTACGGGGAGTTCGACCGTCTCACCGAGGGCGTCGACGTCCCCGCCCCGACCGCCTCCCCGCTCCTCCTGGACGCCCTCCGCACCGGCGACACCACCGCCCTCGCGGGCGCCCTCGCCAACGACCTCCAGGCGGCGGCGCTCTCCCTGCGCCCGTCGCTCGCGGCGACCCTGACGGCCGGCACGGACGCGGGCGCGCTGGCCGCGCTGGTCTCCGGCTCGGGCCCGACGACGGCGTTCCTGGTGAAGGACGCGGAGGCGGCGGAGACCGTCGCCGCCGCCCTCATCGCCTCGGGCACGTGCAGGACGGCGCGGGTGGCGACCTCCCCGGCGCCCGGCGCGGCCGTCCTCCCGGCCTGA
- a CDS encoding PIN domain-containing protein, with amino-acid sequence MTRTEAAPGGTLVLDGEGLAKAVLRDREVTTWLALARADDLRVVTSAATLVEVMHPRINRAALEWTLSRLVVEPVTDAVARRAAALLAENGLHGHKYAIDAMVAATARTAPGPVTVLTSDPEDLMVLCAGRATVIAI; translated from the coding sequence GTGACCCGTACGGAGGCCGCCCCCGGCGGCACCCTGGTCCTCGACGGCGAGGGACTGGCCAAGGCCGTCCTGCGTGACCGCGAGGTCACCACCTGGCTCGCGCTCGCCCGCGCCGACGACCTGCGCGTCGTGACGAGCGCCGCCACCCTGGTGGAGGTGATGCACCCGCGGATCAACCGCGCGGCCCTGGAATGGACCCTGTCCCGCCTCGTCGTCGAGCCCGTGACGGACGCCGTCGCCCGGCGTGCGGCGGCCCTGCTGGCGGAGAACGGGCTGCACGGCCACAAGTACGCCATCGACGCGATGGTCGCCGCGACGGCCCGCACGGCGCCCGGTCCGGTCACCGTGCTCACCTCGGACCCGGAGGACCTGATGGTCCTCTGTGCCGGGCGGGCGACCGTCATCGCGATCTGA
- a CDS encoding response regulator transcription factor, whose protein sequence is MGVRLVVVDDHRLLAEALASALKLRGHRVLAAAAPVAGAAELVVARAPEVCLLGTAAPAEPGAFDVIARIKRERPQVAVVVLGPVPSPRGIAAAFAAGASGYVRHDERIEGVERALVKARAGETAVAPQLLQSAFAELLNPSVRQDDEGQRLLRLLTQREVEVLVRVAEGEDTRLIAAGMRIAPSTARTHVQRVLMKLGVGSRLEAAALAARTGLLDRAVPVQRGTSS, encoded by the coding sequence ATGGGCGTACGGCTCGTGGTCGTGGACGACCACCGACTGCTCGCCGAGGCGCTGGCCTCGGCGCTGAAGCTGCGCGGGCACCGGGTGCTCGCGGCGGCGGCGCCGGTGGCCGGGGCGGCGGAGCTCGTGGTGGCCCGGGCGCCGGAGGTGTGCCTGCTGGGCACCGCAGCCCCGGCCGAGCCGGGCGCCTTCGACGTGATCGCCCGGATCAAGCGGGAGCGGCCGCAGGTGGCCGTGGTGGTGCTGGGTCCCGTGCCGTCGCCGCGCGGGATCGCGGCGGCCTTCGCGGCCGGGGCCTCGGGGTACGTCCGGCACGACGAGCGCATCGAGGGCGTCGAGCGCGCGCTCGTGAAGGCCCGGGCGGGGGAGACGGCGGTGGCGCCGCAGCTGCTCCAGTCGGCCTTCGCGGAGCTGCTCAACCCCTCGGTGCGGCAGGACGACGAGGGGCAGCGGCTGCTGCGGCTGCTCACCCAGCGGGAGGTGGAGGTCCTCGTCCGGGTCGCGGAGGGGGAGGACACCCGGCTGATCGCGGCGGGGATGCGGATCGCGCCGAGCACGGCGCGGACGCATGTGCAGCGGGTCCTGATGAAGCTGGGTGTCGGTTCGCGTCTGGAGGCGGCGGCGCTCGCGGCCCGCACCGGGCTCCTCGACCGGGCGGTGCCGGTCCAGCGGGGCACCTCCTCGTAA